The Serratia rhizosphaerae genome has a segment encoding these proteins:
- the ygfK gene encoding putative selenate reductase subunit YgfK, translating into MGDIMRPIPFGELLTRIFDEYRQTRSIFGIPERQFYRKKDNKSIVVFDEHCETPIGPAAGPHTQLAQNIITAWLTGGRFIELKTVQILDRLELEKPCIDAEDECFNTEWSTEFTLAKAYDEYLKAWFCLHFLEAIFSPCAPGEAKSFIFNMSVGYDLKGIQQPPMQKFIDDLMNSSAHPKFAEYRKTLGEWATNVEFMRAFQLEARRESLRAMAEDIPPRLVRGLTLSTMHGCPPNEIEAICRYMLAEKGLHTFVKLNPTLLGYERVREILDRCGFDYVTLDPDSFAHDLQLEQAKAMLRRLMELAASKRLTFGVKLTNTLGAVNHKGRLPGGEMYMSGRALFPLSINVALVLSQEFAGTLPISYSGGASQFNIRQIFETGIRPITMATDLLKPGGYLRQTQCVRELELSGAWEMRGIDVGKLTLLAQQALDMPYSQKEWKSSDEIDAGGPLPQNDCYVAPCVSACAIKQDIPEYIRLLGEKRYADALAVIYQRNALPAITGHICDHQCQYNCTRLDYDSALDIRELKKVALEKGWDEYRQRWHKPAGSGDKHPVAVIGAGPAGLSAGYFLARAGHPVTLFEREENAGGVVKNIIPQFRIPAETIQHDIDFVAAHGVKFEYGCDPALNVDMLLQRGFKYVCVGIGADKNNGIQLAGDNRNIYKSFDFLRRFNQGEALSLGRDVAVIGAGNTAMDCARAALRVPGVRSVTVIYRRSIKEMPAYREEYQEALEDHVQFRFLTNPERFDADGTLTARVMALGEPDAKGRRQPVPTDERITLRIDSLITAIGEQPDGGVLATMGVPIGAEGWPQVDRATGETTRENVFLIGDVQSGPSSIVAAIGDARRATDAILLCESKQSHGDKPRSQVASADVYARKGMIHVERVDKRKREEFVTQEAQRCLECNYVCSKCVDVCPNRANIAIPVAGFRDRSQILHLDAYCNECGNCAQFCPWQGKPYKDKITIFSLPQDFDNSTNPGFLLQGNRLHVRQGGELYQLTLDAEGVVASAPKALDDMCRVINQVIAHHHYLLGAVEE; encoded by the coding sequence GCCCTGCATTGATGCCGAGGACGAGTGTTTCAATACTGAGTGGTCAACGGAGTTTACGCTGGCAAAAGCCTATGATGAATATCTCAAGGCGTGGTTCTGCCTGCATTTCCTGGAGGCGATATTTTCCCCGTGCGCGCCGGGCGAGGCCAAATCCTTTATCTTCAACATGAGCGTGGGGTATGACCTGAAGGGTATACAGCAGCCGCCCATGCAAAAATTCATTGATGATTTGATGAATTCATCCGCTCATCCCAAGTTTGCTGAATATCGTAAAACGTTGGGTGAATGGGCGACGAACGTGGAGTTTATGCGCGCTTTCCAACTGGAGGCGCGGCGAGAGAGCCTGCGGGCGATGGCCGAGGACATTCCTCCACGGCTGGTGCGTGGCCTGACGCTGTCAACTATGCATGGCTGTCCGCCGAATGAAATCGAAGCCATATGCCGCTATATGCTGGCAGAGAAAGGGTTGCACACCTTTGTCAAACTGAACCCGACCCTATTGGGCTATGAGCGGGTGCGGGAGATCCTCGACCGCTGCGGCTTTGACTATGTCACTCTCGATCCCGATTCGTTTGCGCACGATCTGCAGCTGGAGCAGGCCAAGGCGATGCTGCGGCGGTTAATGGAGCTGGCTGCCAGCAAAAGGCTGACGTTCGGCGTGAAGCTGACCAATACCCTTGGCGCCGTTAACCACAAGGGGCGTTTGCCTGGCGGTGAGATGTACATGTCCGGTCGGGCGCTGTTCCCGTTATCGATCAATGTCGCGCTGGTGTTGTCGCAGGAGTTCGCCGGTACTTTGCCGATCTCTTATTCTGGCGGTGCCAGCCAGTTCAATATTCGACAAATCTTTGAGACCGGGATTCGTCCGATCACGATGGCGACCGATTTGCTGAAACCGGGCGGCTATCTGCGCCAAACCCAATGCGTGCGTGAGCTGGAGCTGTCGGGTGCCTGGGAAATGCGTGGCATCGACGTCGGTAAACTGACGCTGCTCGCGCAGCAAGCGCTGGATATGCCATACAGTCAGAAAGAGTGGAAATCTTCCGACGAGATCGATGCGGGCGGCCCGTTGCCGCAGAACGACTGTTATGTGGCCCCCTGTGTCAGTGCCTGCGCAATTAAGCAGGATATTCCGGAATACATCCGTTTGCTTGGTGAGAAGCGTTACGCCGATGCGCTGGCGGTGATTTATCAGCGTAACGCTTTGCCGGCGATCACCGGACATATTTGCGATCACCAATGCCAGTACAACTGCACCCGGCTGGATTATGACAGCGCGTTGGATATCCGCGAACTGAAAAAAGTGGCGCTGGAAAAGGGCTGGGATGAGTATCGGCAGCGTTGGCATAAACCGGCGGGCAGCGGCGATAAACACCCGGTGGCGGTGATTGGCGCAGGGCCGGCCGGTTTATCCGCCGGTTATTTCCTGGCGCGGGCGGGGCATCCGGTAACGCTGTTTGAACGTGAGGAAAATGCGGGCGGCGTGGTGAAAAATATTATCCCGCAGTTCCGTATCCCGGCAGAGACGATTCAGCATGACATCGATTTCGTCGCCGCCCACGGCGTGAAGTTTGAGTATGGCTGCGATCCGGCCTTGAACGTGGATATGTTGCTGCAGCGCGGGTTTAAGTATGTTTGCGTCGGCATCGGCGCCGATAAGAACAACGGTATCCAGCTGGCGGGGGATAACCGCAATATCTATAAATCCTTCGATTTTTTGCGCCGCTTTAATCAGGGCGAAGCGCTGTCGCTGGGGCGTGACGTAGCGGTCATCGGCGCCGGTAATACCGCGATGGACTGCGCGCGCGCGGCATTGCGCGTGCCGGGCGTACGCAGCGTGACGGTAATTTATCGCCGCAGCATTAAAGAGATGCCGGCCTATCGCGAAGAGTATCAGGAAGCATTGGAGGATCATGTCCAGTTCCGTTTCCTGACCAATCCTGAACGGTTTGACGCCGACGGTACCCTGACGGCGCGCGTGATGGCGCTGGGCGAGCCGGATGCCAAAGGCCGGCGTCAGCCGGTGCCGACGGATGAACGGATTACCCTGCGCATCGACAGTCTGATTACCGCGATTGGCGAACAGCCGGACGGCGGCGTGCTGGCGACGATGGGCGTTCCCATTGGTGCCGAAGGCTGGCCGCAGGTCGATCGGGCTACGGGGGAAACGACGCGGGAAAATGTTTTCCTGATTGGCGATGTGCAGAGTGGGCCATCTTCGATTGTGGCGGCGATCGGCGATGCGCGGCGCGCCACGGACGCCATTTTACTGTGTGAAAGCAAGCAGAGCCACGGCGACAAACCGCGTTCGCAGGTGGCAAGCGCCGATGTATATGCGCGTAAGGGCATGATTCACGTAGAGCGGGTGGACAAGCGGAAGCGTGAAGAATTTGTGACGCAGGAGGCGCAGCGCTGTCTGGAGTGCAACTACGTGTGCAGCAAATGCGTCGATGTCTGCCCTAACCGCGCCAATATCGCCATTCCGGTGGCGGGGTTCCGCGACCGTAGCCAGATCCTGCACCTTGATGCCTATTGCAACGAATGCGGCAACTGCGCGCAGTTCTGTCCGTGGCAGGGCAAACCTTACAAAGACAAGATCACCATTTTCAGCCTGCCGCAGGATTTCGATAACAGTACCAACCCAGGGTTCTTGCTGCAGGGTAATAGGTTGCACGTGCGTCAGGGCGGGGAACTGTACCAGTTGACGCTGGATGCCGAAGGCGTTGTTGCCTCAGCGCCAAAGGCGTTGGATGACATGTGCCGGGTTATTAACCAGGTGATCGCCCATCATCACTATCTGCTGGGTGCGGTGGAGGAGTAA